Proteins encoded in a region of the Dreissena polymorpha isolate Duluth1 chromosome 6, UMN_Dpol_1.0, whole genome shotgun sequence genome:
- the LOC127835869 gene encoding uncharacterized protein LOC127835869, with the protein MSANVSDKLFTSSRQFFPRSDGDVSSTADPYVSRIPVTENVSTTRDLFDPLSGDNDTASMTADPFVPRSGYDFPVLGMDDGTFVYLHSLAIGSLSTSLICAIITIVLSFRTNNYLTFFSKWSRSERYVVYMAICDGVFNISHTIEHVHGLVVFGHIRPKELCAFYGFMVTVFIGAQNLLVNVIAISVLFIIYFDKNINFGKRDWKLLLYCFGVPFVGAVTAAANDQFGPIELFCAFDQVKGRMSNFLFNTIPIIVITGVNCVVYLLTWKRIRDQAREVKQTMGIENCRLRTSSRAARNMSMFVAAFFAQWSGVAVHAVWGLVTPHIHMVLYFLIVFFANIGGLLNLIVFLIIRKSQPPRRARTTA; encoded by the exons ATGTCTGCAAACGTTTCTGACAAACTGTTCACGTCATCCAGACAGTTTTTTCCACGCAGCGACGGCGACGTTTCTTCAACTGCCGACCCATATGTTTCACGTATCCCCGTAACTGAAAACGTTTCTACCACTCGTGATCTATTCGATCCTCTCAGCGGCGACAATGACACTGCATCTATGACCGCCGACCCGTTCGTTCCCCGCAGCGGCTATGACTTTCCTGTGCTTGGCATGGATGATGGAACATTCGTCTACCTGCACAGCCTGGCTATCGGCTCCCTGTCCACCAGCCTCATCTGCGCCATCATCACAATCGTTCTCTCCTTCCGGACCAACAACTACCTCACTTTCTTCAGCAAGTGGTCTCGTAGCGAGCGCTACGTCGTCTACATGGCGATCTGCGACGGCGTCTTCAATATCTCGCACACTATTGAGCACGTGCATGGCCTCGTGGTGTTTGGACACATTCGCCCTAAGGAGCTGTGCGCCTTCTACGGCTTCATGGTCACGGTATTTATTGGGGCCCAGAACCTGCTGGTGAACGTCATCGCCATCAGCGTGTTATTCATCATCTACTTCGACAAGAACATCAACTTCGGAAAGAGAGACTGGAAGCTGCTTCTCTATTGCTTCGGAGTACCTTTTGTTGGAGCTGTAACGGCAGCGGCCAACGATCAGTTTGGACCAATAGAATTATT TTGCGCATTCGACCAGGTGAAAGGTAGAATGAGCAATTTCCTCTTCAATACAATCCCGATTATCGTAATCACAGGCGTCAACTGCGTCGTCTATCTGTTGACATGGAAACGTATCCGGGATCAGGCACGCGAGGTTAAGCAAACAATGGGCATTGAAAACTGTCGTCTGAGGACGTCCAGCAGAGCGGCGAGAAACATGTCCATGTTCGTTGCCGCTTTCTTCGCGCAGTGGTCAGGTGTTGCGGTGCACGCTGTCTGGGGGCTCGTCACTCCGCACATTCACATGGTCCTCTATTTCCTGATCGTCTTCTTTGCCAACATCGGCGGCCTCTTAAACCTCATCGTGTTTCTCATCATCCGCAAGTCGCAACCGCCAAGAAGAGCCCGGACAACCGCGTGA